In Necator americanus strain Aroian chromosome IV, whole genome shotgun sequence, the following proteins share a genomic window:
- a CDS encoding hypothetical protein (NECATOR_CHRIV.G15274.T1): MGIVQWRDSCGDRPYTHQPEVVSIWSISARGLLDVSVVPSFCSGSDHRLLRAKIRLSHTMEKNICHQRRRKEVVYDDCVLEDSLPQGDWNIEEDPNVDYEVLLRGLRTCAERASKPRTTSLERISMSTKDLLERRRPLRLDPNASHIERLVGNTNCRKALQEDLLKYRQKKILEAA; this comes from the coding sequence atgggaatcgtccaatggcgcgactcgtgcggagatcgaccatatactcaccaaccggaggtggtgagtatatggtcgatctccgcacgcggtctacttgacgtctcagtagtaccatccttttgtagtggttctgatcaccgtctccttcgtgcgaaaatacgacttagccacacgatggaaaagaacatctgccatcaacgaaggagaaaagaagtcgtctacgacgattgcgtactcgaggactccttgccccaaggtgactggaacatcgaggaggatccaaacgtggactacgaggtgctgctcagaggattacgaacctgtgctgagcgtgcctcgaagccgcgcacgacaagcTTGGAGCGAATTTCGATGAGCACCAAGgatttgttggaaagaagaaggccattgaggcttgatccgaatgcatcgcacattgagcgatTAGTAGGAAACACtaactgcagaaaagcgttgcaggaggatcttttgaaatatagacagaagaagattctggaagcagcataa
- a CDS encoding hypothetical protein (NECATOR_CHRIV.G15272.T2) — MLNLMGIGWATETQVDSGDGLPASAVPGLTRKIIVSRTSVRPKACNQLTGRCKGGGLESPPTNKLHMSTLGERKFSQKPMGLEACNLPVGFKFHAKNSNRKESPDSGRKPGTVAPGRTGLQESCRLPKRKRTRMTICTYNARTLASEAAIEDLMVQAKKIKYDVIGLTETRRRHSLNAVFETGEELFLGTCDSRGVGGVGVLVNTSMAQNIDSFEQLTTRIGRLRMRRCGPTPALTIFVAYAPTSSYEEEEVEAFYMDLEKFYREDHAFYKVIIGDFNAKVGPRRTPEELHIGTHGLQWNDQGERLSEFIMTTKTIHGNSQFQKPSSLRWTWESPGGGYRNEIDHIIVNKRFCLTDVAVVPKFYTGSDHRLLRGRFSFTRRAEKAAKFSKRDPRTTINWDLFATLAGFWEDSAMDNIDEEYDRLVKHLHDCAKKAESIKTTKRRLSLETLELIRQRGAARAAGNQELTSELARLCREAIKKDLKERRAEVLAEAAEAGKSTRYARRDFASRKTRMTALRNPKGTTIASRRGMEKIIYDFYSDLFDSRAHLPPHHLREDGHVIPAVLPSEIRHAIMSVRNRTAAGPDRIKPEHLKNLPPVLINTLARIFTRYLSECKVPKQWKTSKTVLLYKKGDPHDIGNYRPICLLSVIYKLFTRVILNRIEKVLDEGQPCEQAGFRKGFSTIDHIHTVSRLIEVSREYKMPLCLTFIDLKKAFDSVETEAVVEALDNQGVPTQYIKVLRELYKGVRQGDTISPKIFTATLENAMRKLEWDDMGVKIDGRQLHHLRFADDIVLITPSISQAERMLTEFAETCGCIGLELNLQKTMFMRNGWISDAPFTLNGTNISECTSYVYLGRELNMMNDLAPELGRRRRAAWGAYKSIEDVVKKTKNTRLRAHLFNTTVLPALTYASETWALRKQEENAVSVIERAIERVMLGVSRFKQVRDGIRSSLLRQRSKIRDAAAFAKESKIRWAGHVMRFNDNRWTRAVSDWIPRDIKRNTGRPPTRWSDFFTKSFKENYDALRVPRERRNHWATLARDRDKWKNYWRPLDRFEDQRESR; from the exons ATGCTGAATTTGATGGGTATAGGATGGGCaacagagacgcaggtggattcaggggatggactccctgcttctgctgtgccaggactgactcgtaaaatcattgtatcccgcacgtcggtccggccaaaagcctgcaatcaattgactgggaggtgcaagggaggcggtttggagtcgcctccaacaaataagctccacatgtccactctgggagaacggaagttctcccaaaaacccatgggactagaggcttgcaacctgcccgtgggttttaaatttcatgcaaaaaacagtaatagaaaagagtctcctgactccggtagaaagcctggtacggtagcgccaggtaggacggggttgcaggagtcatgtaggctaccgaaacggaaaaggactaggatgacgatctgtacttataacgcacgcacgcttgcatcggaagcggccatcgaagatctgatggtgcaagccaagaagatcaagtacgacgtcatcggactgaccgagacgagacgacgtcactctctcaacgctgtatttgaaactggagaagaactgttcttaggaacatgcgacagtagaggtgttggtggagttggcgtcctcgtcaacacgagtatggcacagaacatcgactctttcgaacaactcacgacccgaatcggacgtctgcggatgagaagatgtggtcccacaccggctttgactatcttcgtcgcttacgctccaacatcaagctacgaagaagaagaagtcgaagctttctatatggacctggagaagttctaccgagaagatcatgccttttacaaggtcataattggcgacttcaacgccaaagttggcccaagaagaacgccggaggaacttcacatcgggacccacggcctacaatggaatgaccagggggagaggctttccgagttcatcatgacgactaagaccatccatgggaactcgcaattccagaagccctcctctctacgctggacgtgggagtcacccggtggagggtaccgtaatgagatagaccacatcatcgtcaataaaaggttctgcctgacggatgtcgctgttgtaccaaagttctatacgggatcggaccatcgcctcctccgaggaagattttctttcacgcggagagcagagaaagcagCCAAGTTCAGCAAGAGAGATCCCagaactaccatcaactgggatctcttcgctacgttagccggcttttgggaagattccgcaatggacaacatcgacgaggaatacgaccggcttgtcaaacaccttcatgactgcgcgaagaaggctgagagtattaaaacaaccaagagacgcctgtctcttgaaactcttgagctgatacgccagcgtggagcagcacgagccgcagggaaccaagagcttacgtccgagctcgcaaggctttgcagagaggcgataaagaaagaccttaaagagagaagagcagaagtgctggctgaagcagcagaggcgggaaaaagcacCCGCTATGCCcgccgagacttcgccagtcgcaagacaaggatgacagctctccggaacccgaagggaacaaccattgcatcgagaaggggaatggagaaaatcatctacgacttctactctgatctcttcgacagccgtgcccacttgcctcctcaccatctgagggaagatggacatgtcattccagcggttctcccgtccgaaatacgacatgctatcatgtcggtgagaaatcgtacggcagccggtcccgacagaataaaaccagaacacctgaagaaccttccgccagtactcatcaacaccctggcgaggatcttcacacgttacctgtcggaatgcaaggtccctaaacagtggaagaccagcaagaccgtgttgctgtataaaaagggagatccacatgacatcggcaactatcgcccaatctgcttactgtccgtcatctacaagctcttcacaagagtgatccttaataggattgaaaaggtcttggatgaaggacaaccatgcgagcaagcagggtttcgaaaaggattcagcacgatcgaccatattcacactgtttcgagactcatcgaggtatcacgagagtacaagatgccgctctgtctcactttcatcgacttgaagaaggcctttgactcagttgagacggaagcggtcgtggaagccttggacaaccaaggcgttcccactcagtacataaaggtgcttcgagagttgtaca agggggttcgacagggtgatacaatctcacccaaaatattcacagccaccctcgagaacgcaatgcgaaagttggaatgggacgacatgggagtgaagatcgatggtcggcagctacaccatttgcgctttgctgatgacatcgtactgataacacctagcatcagccaagcggaacgaatgctgaccgaattcgccgaaacatgtggatgcatcggtcttgagctgaatcttcaaaagacgatgttcatgcggaacggatggatctcggatgccccattcacgctcaacggaacgaacatatccgaatgcaccagctacgtctatctgggtcgggaattgaacatgatgaacgacctggcccccgagctgggcaggaggagaagagcggcttggggagcgtacaagagcatcgaggacgtagtgaagaagaccaagaacacccggctccgtgctcacctcttcaacaccaccgtacttcctgctttgacctatgcctcagaaacctgggcacttcgcaagcaggaagaaaacgcggtgagcgtcattgaacgcgcaattgagagagtgatgctaggagtatcccgtttcaagcaagtgagagacgggattcgaagttctctcctacgtcagcgatcgaagatcagagacgccgccgcgtttgccaaggaaagtaaaataaggtgggccggacacgtgatgcgctttaacgacaaccgttggaccagagccgtgagcgactggattccccgcgatattaagcgcaatacaggaagaccgccgacccgatggtcagatttcttcacgaagtccttcaaagaaaattacgatgctcttcgtgtcccacgcgaaaggaggaaccactgggctactctggcacgcgaccgggacaaatggaagaattactggcgcccgctcgaccggttcgaagaccaacgggagtcaaggtga
- a CDS encoding hypothetical protein (NECATOR_CHRIV.G15273.T1) has product MESDLKEELNRRMRAAWAAFAAVREASGPRSSCPSVRLDSFSSALYAAETSADTASTSRKLLTTHRALERCLLKFNRRTQHLAGFRSSDLRGMSRLRDPAEYVSKTKHRWAGHIMRRIDDRWTKRTLEWIPRDAKRHRGRPPTRWGDVFVTRMDQLRA; this is encoded by the coding sequence ATGGAAagcgacttgaaggaagaactaaatagaagaatgagagcagcatgggcagcattcgcagccgtcagggaagcgtcaggaccaagatcttcgtgcccatctgttcgactcgacagtttttccagcgctctgtacgcagcggagacgtcgGCAGACACCGCttccacgtctaggaagctacttactacccacagagcccttgaaagatgtcttctgaagtttaaccggcgcacacaacacctagccggttttcgtagctccgacttaagagggatgtcccgtcttcgcgatccagcggaatatgtatcgaaaacaaaacatagatgggccggtcacatcatgagaagaatcgacgatagatggactaaaagaacgctagagtggatcccaagggacgctaaacgccaccgagggagaccgccaacgagatggggtgatgtgttcgttacacggatggaccagctgagagcttaG
- a CDS encoding hypothetical protein (NECATOR_CHRIV.G15271.T1), whose protein sequence is MSIQTKPVITNGFPSVKLNGEDIELLKASTICLANSELRGEHQKPHILVGLDYYHDLVTDPANGIRTPTGFHVAKTVFGLKIYGRGISKVSETANTVCHSLTEVSENTEQELLQKMFELNGLGIIPEETQGDEKVQRYFEEYSKLISFENNIITAPFPLIENVI, encoded by the coding sequence ATGTCCATACAGACCAAACCAGTCATAACAAACGGATTTCCTTCAGTGAAATTAAACGGAGAAGATATTGAGTTGTTGAAAGCAAGCACCATCTGTTTAGCAAATTCAGAGCTTCGTGGTGAGCATCAAAAGCCACACATTCTCGTTGGACTGGACTACTACCACGATTTAGTTACGGATCCAGCAAACGGAATCCGAACACCAACTGGTTTTCATGTAGCAAAAACAGTCTTTGGACTCAAAATTTATGGTCGAGGAATCAGCAAAGTAAGTGAGACTGCTAACACAGTATGTCACAGCCTGACAGAAGTTTCCGAAAACACGGAACAAGAACtcttacagaaaatgtttgaGTTGAACGGCCTCGGTATCATCCCGGAAGAAACCCAGGGAGACGAGAAAGTTCAAAGATATTTCGAAGAATACTCGAAGTTGAtctcatttgaaaacaacatCATCACAGCTCCCTTTCCGCTGATAGAGAATGTAATCTAA
- a CDS encoding hypothetical protein (NECATOR_CHRIV.G15275.T1): protein MNDGTLVIRGEKVPSRNVGDVGFVVHLSVVHLVDSHEILSPRLAILRLRPLRQKPISIINCYSPTSAADEPELDASFYKFMVGDFTQN from the coding sequence atgaatgacggtaccctcgtcattcgtggagagaaggttccgtcgcgaaatgtaggcgatgtcggttttgttgtgcacctatctgtcgtccatcttgtcgattctcacgagattctatcacctcgtctggccattcttcgcctccgccctctgcgccaaaaacccatcagtatcatcaactgctactcaccaacatcagcagctgatgaacccgaattggacgcttccttctacaaattcatGGTCGGAGACTTCAcccaaaactag
- a CDS encoding hypothetical protein (NECATOR_CHRIV.G15272.T3) → MTALRNPKGTTIASRRGMEKIIYDFYSDLFDSRAHLPPHHLREDGHVIPAVLPSEIRHAIMSVRNRTAAGPDRIKPEHLKNLPPVLINTLARIFTRYLSECKVPKQWKTSKTVLLYKKGDPHDIGNYRPICLLSVIYKLFTRVILNRIEKVLDEGQPCEQAGFRKGFSTIDHIHTVSRLIEVSREYKMPLCLTFIDLKKAFDSVETEAVVEALDNQGVPTQYIKVLRELYKGVRQGDTISPKIFTATLENAMRKLEWDDMGVKIDGRQLHHLRFADDIVLITPSISQAERMLTEFAETCGCIGLELNLQKTMFMRNGWISDAPFTLNGTNISECTSYVYLGRELNMMNDLAPELGRRRRAAWGAYKSIEDVVKKTKNTRLRAHLFNTTVLPALTYASETWALRKQEENAVSVIERAIERVMLGVSRFKQVRDGIRSSLLRQRSKIRDAAAFAKESKIRWAGHVMRFNDNRWTRAVSDWIPRDIKRNTGRPPTRWSDFFTKSFKENYDALRVPRERRNHWATLARDRDKWKNYWRPLDRFEDQRESR, encoded by the exons atgacagctctccggaacccgaagggaacaaccattgcatcgagaaggggaatggagaaaatcatctacgacttctactctgatctcttcgacagccgtgcccacttgcctcctcaccatctgagggaagatggacatgtcattccagcggttctcccgtccgaaatacgacatgctatcatgtcggtgagaaatcgtacggcagccggtcccgacagaataaaaccagaacacctgaagaaccttccgccagtactcatcaacaccctggcgaggatcttcacacgttacctgtcggaatgcaaggtccctaaacagtggaagaccagcaagaccgtgttgctgtataaaaagggagatccacatgacatcggcaactatcgcccaatctgcttactgtccgtcatctacaagctcttcacaagagtgatccttaataggattgaaaaggtcttggatgaaggacaaccatgcgagcaagcagggtttcgaaaaggattcagcacgatcgaccatattcacactgtttcgagactcatcgaggtatcacgagagtacaagatgccgctctgtctcactttcatcgacttgaagaaggcctttgactcagttgagacggaagcggtcgtggaagccttggacaaccaaggcgttcccactcagtacataaaggtgcttcgagagttgtaca agggggttcgacagggtgatacaatctcacccaaaatattcacagccaccctcgagaacgcaatgcgaaagttggaatgggacgacatgggagtgaagatcgatggtcggcagctacaccatttgcgctttgctgatgacatcgtactgataacacctagcatcagccaagcggaacgaatgctgaccgaattcgccgaaacatgtggatgcatcggtcttgagctgaatcttcaaaagacgatgttcatgcggaacggatggatctcggatgccccattcacgctcaacggaacgaacatatccgaatgcaccagctacgtctatctgggtcgggaattgaacatgatgaacgacctggcccccgagctgggcaggaggagaagagcggcttggggagcgtacaagagcatcgaggacgtagtgaagaagaccaagaacacccggctccgtgctcacctcttcaacaccaccgtacttcctgctttgacctatgcctcagaaacctgggcacttcgcaagcaggaagaaaacgcggtgagcgtcattgaacgcgcaattgagagagtgatgctaggagtatcccgtttcaagcaagtgagagacgggattcgaagttctctcctacgtcagcgatcgaagatcagagacgccgccgcgtttgccaaggaaagtaaaataaggtgggccggacacgtgatgcgctttaacgacaaccgttggaccagagccgtgagcgactggattccccgcgatattaagcgcaatacaggaagaccgccgacccgatggtcagatttcttcacgaagtccttcaaagaaaattacgatgctcttcgtgtcccacgcgaaaggaggaaccactgggctactctggcacgcgaccgggacaaatggaagaattactggcgcccgctcgaccggttcgaagaccaacgggagtcaaggtga
- a CDS encoding hypothetical protein (NECATOR_CHRIV.G15272.T1) produces MGIGWATETQVDSGDGLPASAVPGLTRKIIVSRTSVRPKACNQLTGRCKGGGLESPPTNKLHMSTLGERKFSQKPMGLEACNLPVGFKFHAKNSNRKESPDSGRKPGTVAPGRTGLQESCRLPKRKRTRMTICTYNARTLASEAAIEDLMVQAKKIKYDVIGLTETRRRHSLNAVFETGEELFLGTCDSRGVGGVGVLVNTSMAQNIDSFEQLTTRIGRLRMRRCGPTPALTIFVAYAPTSSYEEEEVEAFYMDLEKFYREDHAFYKVIIGDFNAKVGPRRTPEELHIGTHGLQWNDQGERLSEFIMTTKTIHGNSQFQKPSSLRWTWESPGGGYRNEIDHIIVNKRFCLTDVAVVPKFYTGSDHRLLRGRFSFTRRAEKAAKFSKRDPRTTINWDLFATLAGFWEDSAMDNIDEEYDRLVKHLHDCAKKAESIKTTKRRLSLETLELIRQRGAARAAGNQELTSELARLCREAIKKDLKERRAEVLAEAAEAGKSTRYARRDFASRKTRMTALRNPKGTTIASRRGMEKIIYDFYSDLFDSRAHLPPHHLREDGHVIPAVLPSEIRHAIMSVRNRTAAGPDRIKPEHLKNLPPVLINTLARIFTRYLSECKVPKQWKTSKTVLLYKKGDPHDIGNYRPICLLSVIYKLFTRVILNRIEKVLDEGQPCEQAGFRKGFSTIDHIHTVSRLIEVSREYKMPLCLTFIDLKKAFDSVETEAVVEALDNQGVPTQYIKGDTISPKIFTATLENAMRKLEWDDMGVKIDGRQLHHLRFADDIVLITPSISQAERMLTEFAETCGCIGLELNLQKTMFMRNGWISDAPFTLNGTNISECTSYVYLGRELNMMNDLAPELGRRRRAAWGAYKSIEDVVKKTKNTRLRAHLFNTTVLPALTYASETWALRKQEENAVSVIERAIERVMLGVSRFKQVRDGIRSSLLRQRSKIRDAAAFAKESKIRWAGHVMRFNDNRWTRAVSDWIPRDIKRNTGRPPTRWSDFFTKSFKENYDALRVPRERRNHWATLARDRDKWKNYWRPLDRFEDQRESR; encoded by the exons ATGGGTATAGGATGGGCaacagagacgcaggtggattcaggggatggactccctgcttctgctgtgccaggactgactcgtaaaatcattgtatcccgcacgtcggtccggccaaaagcctgcaatcaattgactgggaggtgcaagggaggcggtttggagtcgcctccaacaaataagctccacatgtccactctgggagaacggaagttctcccaaaaacccatgggactagaggcttgcaacctgcccgtgggttttaaatttcatgcaaaaaacagtaatagaaaagagtctcctgactccggtagaaagcctggtacggtagcgccaggtaggacggggttgcaggagtcatgtaggctaccgaaacggaaaaggactaggatgacgatctgtacttataacgcacgcacgcttgcatcggaagcggccatcgaagatctgatggtgcaagccaagaagatcaagtacgacgtcatcggactgaccgagacgagacgacgtcactctctcaacgctgtatttgaaactggagaagaactgttcttaggaacatgcgacagtagaggtgttggtggagttggcgtcctcgtcaacacgagtatggcacagaacatcgactctttcgaacaactcacgacccgaatcggacgtctgcggatgagaagatgtggtcccacaccggctttgactatcttcgtcgcttacgctccaacatcaagctacgaagaagaagaagtcgaagctttctatatggacctggagaagttctaccgagaagatcatgccttttacaaggtcataattggcgacttcaacgccaaagttggcccaagaagaacgccggaggaacttcacatcgggacccacggcctacaatggaatgaccagggggagaggctttccgagttcatcatgacgactaagaccatccatgggaactcgcaattccagaagccctcctctctacgctggacgtgggagtcacccggtggagggtaccgtaatgagatagaccacatcatcgtcaataaaaggttctgcctgacggatgtcgctgttgtaccaaagttctatacgggatcggaccatcgcctcctccgaggaagattttctttcacgcggagagcagagaaagcagCCAAGTTCAGCAAGAGAGATCCCagaactaccatcaactgggatctcttcgctacgttagccggcttttgggaagattccgcaatggacaacatcgacgaggaatacgaccggcttgtcaaacaccttcatgactgcgcgaagaaggctgagagtattaaaacaaccaagagacgcctgtctcttgaaactcttgagctgatacgccagcgtggagcagcacgagccgcagggaaccaagagcttacgtccgagctcgcaaggctttgcagagaggcgataaagaaagaccttaaagagagaagagcagaagtgctggctgaagcagcagaggcgggaaaaagcacCCGCTATGCCcgccgagacttcgccagtcgcaagacaaggatgacagctctccggaacccgaagggaacaaccattgcatcgagaaggggaatggagaaaatcatctacgacttctactctgatctcttcgacagccgtgcccacttgcctcctcaccatctgagggaagatggacatgtcattccagcggttctcccgtccgaaatacgacatgctatcatgtcggtgagaaatcgtacggcagccggtcccgacagaataaaaccagaacacctgaagaaccttccgccagtactcatcaacaccctggcgaggatcttcacacgttacctgtcggaatgcaaggtccctaaacagtggaagaccagcaagaccgtgttgctgtataaaaagggagatccacatgacatcggcaactatcgcccaatctgcttactgtccgtcatctacaagctcttcacaagagtgatccttaataggattgaaaaggtcttggatgaaggacaaccatgcgagcaagcagggtttcgaaaaggattcagcacgatcgaccatattcacactgtttcgagactcatcgaggtatcacgagagtacaagatgccgctctgtctcactttcatcgacttgaagaaggcctttgactcagttgagacggaagcggtcgtggaagccttggacaaccaaggcgttcccactcagtacataaag ggtgatacaatctcacccaaaatattcacagccaccctcgagaacgcaatgcgaaagttggaatgggacgacatgggagtgaagatcgatggtcggcagctacaccatttgcgctttgctgatgacatcgtactgataacacctagcatcagccaagcggaacgaatgctgaccgaattcgccgaaacatgtggatgcatcggtcttgagctgaatcttcaaaagacgatgttcatgcggaacggatggatctcggatgccccattcacgctcaacggaacgaacatatccgaatgcaccagctacgtctatctgggtcgggaattgaacatgatgaacgacctggcccccgagctgggcaggaggagaagagcggcttggggagcgtacaagagcatcgaggacgtagtgaagaagaccaagaacacccggctccgtgctcacctcttcaacaccaccgtacttcctgctttgacctatgcctcagaaacctgggcacttcgcaagcaggaagaaaacgcggtgagcgtcattgaacgcgcaattgagagagtgatgctaggagtatcccgtttcaagcaagtgagagacgggattcgaagttctctcctacgtcagcgatcgaagatcagagacgccgccgcgtttgccaaggaaagtaaaataaggtgggccggacacgtgatgcgctttaacgacaaccgttggaccagagccgtgagcgactggattccccgcgatattaagcgcaatacaggaagaccgccgacccgatggtcagatttcttcacgaagtccttcaaagaaaattacgatgctcttcgtgtcccacgcgaaaggaggaaccactgggctactctggcacgcgaccgggacaaatggaagaattactggcgcccgctcgaccggttcgaagaccaacgggagtcaaggtga